A stretch of Actinomycetota bacterium DNA encodes these proteins:
- the yvcK gene encoding uridine diphosphate-N-acetylglucosamine-binding protein YvcK yields the protein MNSPIRPPDVVALGGGHGLAASLSALRQVTPHLTAVVGVSDDGGSSGRLRKQFDVVPPGDLRMALAALCGDDTWGSTWARVLQHRFQSNGDLDGHALGNLLIAALWQETGDVVAGLDWVAKLLDAQGRVLPLSTEPLDIVATVVNAQGATRQVQGQSKVAVVTDDIESIRLIPEAPSACQQAIDAVIQADVVVLGPGSWFTSVLPHFYLPQMRDALHATRAKRILVLNLQPQVGETHDYQAAHYLRDLATAQPEFRVDLVLADAQQAPNKHILTEAAAVIGAEVLFGEVANDEPPFDRHDGKKLASLFRSALKHGKIGSWQ from the coding sequence ATGAATTCGCCAATTCGACCACCTGATGTAGTTGCACTAGGCGGTGGACATGGCTTAGCAGCTTCGCTCAGTGCACTGCGCCAAGTAACACCTCATCTGACAGCGGTTGTTGGCGTTAGTGATGATGGTGGCAGCAGCGGAAGATTGCGTAAACAATTTGATGTTGTTCCGCCAGGTGATCTGCGTATGGCATTAGCCGCACTGTGTGGCGACGATACCTGGGGTTCAACCTGGGCTCGTGTGTTGCAACATCGTTTCCAAAGCAATGGCGATCTTGATGGACATGCCTTAGGCAACCTATTAATAGCGGCGCTCTGGCAAGAGACAGGTGACGTAGTTGCTGGACTTGATTGGGTAGCCAAGTTATTGGACGCGCAAGGTCGGGTACTGCCACTAAGCACTGAACCGTTGGACATTGTGGCAACGGTCGTTAACGCTCAAGGTGCTACTCGCCAGGTTCAAGGACAATCAAAGGTAGCCGTAGTTACCGATGACATCGAGTCGATTCGCCTCATCCCCGAAGCGCCCAGTGCCTGTCAGCAGGCGATAGATGCCGTTATCCAAGCCGACGTTGTCGTACTGGGGCCAGGCTCATGGTTCACTAGTGTGCTGCCACACTTTTACTTGCCTCAGATGCGTGATGCTTTGCATGCTACTCGGGCTAAGCGGATTCTGGTGCTGAATTTGCAACCACAAGTTGGTGAAACCCATGACTATCAAGCGGCTCACTATTTGCGCGACCTAGCAACGGCTCAACCTGAATTCAGAGTTGATTTGGTCCTTGCTGATGCCCAGCAGGCCCCCAATAAGCACATCCTGACCGAGGCAGCTGCGGTGATTGGCGCAGAGGTGCTATTTGGCGAAGTGGCCAATGATGAACCTCCGTTTGATCGTCACGACGGAAAAAAATTGGCTAGTTTGTTCCGTTCGGCCCTAAAACATGGCAAAATTGGCTCATGGCAATGA
- the whiA gene encoding DNA-binding protein WhiA, translating to MAMTDAVKDELGRLPVKKICCRKAEVSAIARFCGRILSEDGQIRIEFELDTLQAARRLAKDLEEIYGHKSHINRVEGSGLRKGSRHVVAVSEEAANLAKQVGLVDGAGRLIRGLPNAVVNGPLCDAEAAWRGAFLAHGSLTEPGRSSSLEISCPGPEAALALVGSARRLQIAAKAREVRGVDRVVIRDGDAISALLTRLGAHQSVLDWEERRIRREVRATANRLANFDDANLRRSARAAVAAGARAQRAIEILGEEIPQHLLEAGNLRVTHQQASLEELGALANPPMTKDAIAGRIRRLLAMADKRATELGIPNTEAGLTPDMLDA from the coding sequence ATGGCAATGACGGATGCAGTTAAAGACGAACTTGGTCGCCTGCCCGTAAAAAAGATCTGTTGTCGAAAAGCCGAAGTTTCAGCTATTGCCCGGTTCTGCGGTCGGATTCTTTCCGAGGACGGCCAAATCCGAATTGAATTCGAGCTAGATACCCTGCAGGCAGCCCGACGCTTGGCTAAAGATTTAGAAGAAATCTATGGGCATAAGTCACACATCAATCGCGTTGAAGGCTCTGGGTTACGCAAGGGTAGTCGGCATGTTGTGGCGGTTTCAGAGGAAGCAGCGAACTTAGCCAAGCAGGTTGGTCTGGTTGATGGGGCTGGACGACTTATTCGAGGTCTACCCAATGCTGTTGTTAATGGACCTTTATGTGACGCTGAAGCCGCTTGGCGTGGCGCATTCTTGGCTCATGGCTCACTAACTGAGCCCGGTCGATCCTCTTCACTTGAAATTTCCTGCCCAGGCCCAGAGGCTGCACTTGCTCTAGTTGGTAGTGCCCGTAGGTTGCAGATAGCTGCCAAGGCGCGCGAGGTGCGTGGGGTAGATCGAGTAGTTATTCGCGATGGTGATGCCATCAGCGCTTTGCTGACGCGCTTAGGTGCGCATCAGTCGGTTTTGGACTGGGAAGAACGCCGAATTCGCAGAGAGGTGCGGGCAACGGCCAATCGCTTGGCAAACTTTGATGATGCCAACTTGCGCAGGTCGGCCCGGGCTGCCGTTGCAGCCGGCGCCAGAGCCCAACGGGCCATTGAGATTTTGGGCGAGGAAATCCCTCAACACCTGCTTGAAGCCGGCAATTTACGCGTTACCCACCAGCAGGCCAGCCTTGAGGAATTAGGCGCACTAGCCAACCCACCGATGACCAAGGACGCGATTGCTGGCCGGATTCGCCGTTTGTTGGCAATGGCAGACAAACGAGCCACAGAATTGGGTATTCCCAATACCGAGGCGGGTCTGACCCCTGACATGCTTGATGCCTAA
- the gap gene encoding type I glyceraldehyde-3-phosphate dehydrogenase has protein sequence MTVRVGINGFGRIGRNFFRAIQASGADIEVVGINDLTDNATLAHLLKYDSILGRYPADVSFTDDALIVGGKSIAALSERDPAALPWGKLGVDIVIESTGHFTDATKAAAHITGGAKKVIISAPASNEDVTIVMGVNQDKYDPANHHVISNASCTTNCLAPMAKAIHDAFGIDHGLMTTIHAYTNDQVILDFPHKDLRRARAAATNMIPTTTGAAKAIGLVMPELKGKLDGYAMRVPVPTGSATDLTAVLGRSVTKEEVNAVVKAAAEGPLKGYLSYTEDPIVSSDIVTDPSSCIFDASLTNVLGNTIKVVGWYDNEWGYSNRLVDLTNYIAASL, from the coding sequence ATGACCGTGCGTGTAGGTATCAATGGTTTTGGTCGAATTGGCCGTAACTTTTTCCGGGCAATCCAAGCCTCAGGTGCCGACATTGAAGTTGTAGGTATCAATGACCTAACTGACAATGCCACTCTGGCTCACCTTCTGAAGTACGACTCAATTCTTGGCCGTTATCCAGCAGATGTATCGTTCACCGACGATGCGCTAATCGTTGGCGGCAAGTCAATCGCAGCCCTTTCCGAGCGCGATCCAGCCGCTTTGCCTTGGGGCAAGCTTGGCGTTGACATAGTCATTGAGTCAACCGGTCACTTCACCGACGCCACAAAGGCGGCAGCGCACATCACCGGTGGCGCTAAGAAGGTCATCATCTCAGCTCCAGCTAGCAACGAAGATGTAACCATCGTTATGGGTGTTAACCAGGACAAGTACGACCCAGCAAACCATCACGTGATTTCAAATGCATCTTGCACCACAAACTGCCTTGCACCAATGGCCAAGGCAATCCATGATGCATTCGGTATCGATCACGGTCTTATGACAACCATCCACGCTTACACCAACGACCAGGTCATCCTTGACTTCCCGCACAAGGATCTCCGTCGTGCTCGCGCGGCAGCGACCAACATGATTCCAACCACAACTGGCGCAGCGAAGGCTATCGGCCTAGTAATGCCAGAGTTGAAGGGCAAGCTTGATGGTTACGCGATGCGCGTTCCAGTCCCAACAGGTTCAGCAACTGACCTAACCGCAGTTCTTGGTCGCTCAGTAACCAAGGAAGAAGTTAACGCTGTAGTTAAGGCTGCAGCTGAAGGTCCATTGAAAGGCTACTTGTCATACACCGAAGATCCGATTGTGTCTTCAGACATCGTGACCGATCCCTCATCTTGTATTTTCGATGCATCGCTAACCAACGTGTTGGGTAACACCATCAAGGTTGTTGGCTGGTACGACAACGAATGGGGTTACTCAAACCGTCTCGTTGACCTAACCAACTACATCGCTGCTTCGCTGTAA
- a CDS encoding phosphoglycerate kinase — protein MRGIDELDVAGKTVLVRSDLNVPLDGSIITDDGRIRASIPTIKALLDKGAKVVVLAHLGRPKGEPDAKYSLAPAATRLGELLGAPVALSPVTSGPEAAATVAGIDFGQVAMLENVRFDARETSKVAEERAALAAEWAQLGDLYVSDGFGVVHREQASVTDLARALPHAAGYLVEAETKVFTKVLTDPERPYAVVLGGSKVSDKLGVIKNLLKSVDRLIVGGGMAYTFLVAQGYSVGKSLLEVDQVETVKGLIQTAAATGVELVLPVDFVIADDFAPDANTQIVASDSIPDEWEGLDIGPATRELFASKLAEAKTVVWNGPLGVFEMPAFAAGTRAIAEAITKVDGMTVVGGGDSAAAVRLLGIDEAGFSHISTGGGASLEFLEGKNLPGIAVLEEN, from the coding sequence ATCCGCGGAATCGATGAATTAGACGTTGCTGGCAAGACCGTTTTAGTCCGTAGTGACCTAAACGTGCCACTTGATGGCAGCATAATCACCGACGATGGTCGTATCAGGGCGAGTATTCCAACAATCAAAGCGCTCCTGGATAAGGGTGCCAAGGTTGTGGTTCTAGCTCACCTTGGCCGACCAAAGGGTGAACCAGATGCGAAGTATTCACTTGCCCCAGCAGCAACCCGTCTAGGGGAGTTGCTGGGCGCACCTGTGGCACTTTCGCCTGTTACCAGTGGCCCAGAAGCTGCTGCAACTGTTGCCGGTATTGACTTTGGTCAGGTAGCAATGCTGGAGAATGTGCGTTTTGATGCACGCGAAACCAGCAAAGTTGCCGAAGAGCGTGCTGCCCTAGCTGCTGAATGGGCACAGCTTGGCGACCTTTACGTCAGCGACGGTTTTGGTGTTGTGCACCGCGAACAGGCATCGGTTACCGATCTTGCGCGCGCATTACCACATGCTGCTGGTTACTTGGTTGAGGCTGAGACAAAGGTATTCACCAAGGTTCTCACTGATCCAGAGCGTCCATATGCAGTTGTGCTGGGCGGCTCAAAGGTTAGCGACAAACTTGGCGTTATCAAGAACCTGTTGAAGTCTGTCGATCGTCTAATTGTTGGTGGCGGTATGGCCTACACATTCTTGGTGGCTCAGGGCTACTCAGTCGGTAAATCGCTTCTTGAAGTTGATCAGGTTGAAACGGTTAAAGGTTTAATCCAGACGGCTGCAGCAACTGGTGTTGAACTCGTTCTGCCTGTTGATTTCGTTATCGCTGACGATTTCGCACCTGATGCCAACACCCAGATTGTTGCTTCTGACTCCATCCCAGATGAGTGGGAAGGCCTGGACATCGGTCCGGCTACCCGCGAACTTTTTGCTAGCAAACTTGCTGAAGCAAAAACCGTTGTTTGGAATGGTCCACTTGGCGTATTCGAAATGCCAGCATTCGCTGCTGGTACTCGCGCAATCGCAGAGGCAATCACCAAAGTTGATGGCATGACAGTTGTCGGCGGCGGCGATAGTGCTGCTGCTGTGCGCTTACTTGGTATTGACGAAGCTGGATTCAGTCACATTTCAACTGGCGGTGGCGCAAGCTTGGAATTCCTAGAAGGTAAGAACCTGCCGGGTATCGCTGTACTAGAGGAGAACTAA
- a CDS encoding triose-phosphate isomerase, translating to MSRTPLMAGNWKMNVNHLEAIALVQKLAYMLNDEDYANLDVAVCAPFTDLRSVQTLIDADKYSIKYGAQDLSQHDKGAYTGEISGVMLAKLGCSFVIVGHSERRQYHGESDEIVNAKTVAALRNEVTPIVCVGEGLDIRKAGDQVSYTLAQVDGALAGLTSEQVAGLVIAYEPVWAIGTGEVATPEDAQEVCSAIRARVAELYDQTTADAVRVLYGGSMKSDNVASIMAQPDVDGGLVGGASLDPDEFVAVCRYRLHG from the coding sequence ATGTCACGCACGCCATTGATGGCCGGCAACTGGAAGATGAATGTTAATCATCTAGAAGCCATTGCACTTGTGCAAAAACTTGCATACATGCTTAATGACGAAGACTACGCAAACCTTGATGTAGCTGTATGTGCCCCGTTCACTGATCTGCGATCCGTGCAGACCTTGATTGACGCCGACAAGTATTCAATCAAGTACGGCGCTCAGGATTTGTCACAGCATGACAAGGGTGCGTACACAGGCGAGATCAGTGGTGTGATGTTGGCAAAGCTTGGCTGTTCATTCGTAATTGTTGGGCACTCGGAGCGTCGCCAGTACCACGGTGAATCAGATGAAATCGTAAACGCAAAAACAGTTGCGGCACTTCGTAACGAAGTGACCCCGATTGTTTGTGTTGGCGAAGGTCTAGACATCCGCAAGGCTGGCGATCAGGTTTCGTACACATTGGCTCAGGTTGATGGCGCACTCGCTGGTTTAACAAGCGAGCAGGTAGCAGGTTTGGTTATTGCCTACGAACCCGTCTGGGCGATTGGCACGGGCGAGGTTGCAACTCCTGAAGATGCTCAAGAAGTGTGTAGTGCTATCCGTGCCCGCGTTGCCGAGCTTTACGATCAGACAACTGCTGATGCAGTTCGTGTGCTGTACGGCGGTTCAATGAAGTCGGACAATGTGGCCTCAATCATGGCTCAGCCAGATGTTGATGGTGGTCTTGTCGGCGGCGCATCCCTTGATCCTGATGAGTTTGTGGCTGTTTGTCGCTACCGATTGCACGGATAG
- the secG gene encoding preprotein translocase subunit SecG, whose translation MIAALQVVLAITSFLLIVLILLHKGKGGGLSDLFGGGVSSSLGGSSVAERNLDRITIALAVIWVAAIVTLGLLLK comes from the coding sequence ATGATCGCGGCATTACAGGTTGTTTTGGCCATCACCAGCTTTTTACTGATTGTGCTAATTCTTTTGCACAAAGGTAAAGGTGGCGGTTTATCCGATCTTTTCGGCGGCGGCGTAAGCAGTTCTCTTGGTGGCTCATCGGTTGCCGAGCGAAATCTGGACCGCATCACGATTGCACTTGCTGTCATTTGGGTGGCGGCTATCGTAACTCTTGGTCTTTTGCTCAAGTAA
- a CDS encoding RNA polymerase-binding protein RbpA: MPSGSAIRGSRVGAGPMGEAERGDAAPRILISYFCAQGHETSPSFAHDAEFPIEWDCPKCGLPAGLDRENPPQEIKTEPYKTHLAYVEERRNEEDGLEVLVEAMARLRGN, encoded by the coding sequence ATGCCAAGTGGTAGTGCAATTCGTGGAAGTCGAGTAGGCGCTGGACCTATGGGTGAAGCTGAGCGTGGTGATGCCGCTCCTCGGATTCTGATTTCCTACTTCTGCGCCCAAGGTCACGAGACTTCGCCAAGTTTCGCTCACGATGCAGAATTCCCAATCGAATGGGACTGCCCAAAGTGTGGTCTACCAGCTGGCCTAGATCGTGAAAACCCACCGCAGGAAATCAAGACCGAGCCTTACAAAACTCACTTGGCCTATGTTGAAGAGCGTCGTAATGAAGAAGACGGCCTTGAAGTTCTAGTAGAGGCAATGGCTCGCTTGCGCGGCAACTAA
- a CDS encoding toxin-antitoxin system HicB family antitoxin — protein sequence MATKKKQAVAVQADHYTYRISWSAQDSEYIATVIEFPSLSWCSDSRESALNGLTSVVEEVLRDLISGGEEIPKPWDERTFSGKFNLRLGPDLHKKVAFDAAERQESINTYIVKQLGQATAG from the coding sequence ATAGCGACTAAGAAAAAACAAGCCGTAGCAGTTCAGGCAGATCATTACACATATCGAATCTCTTGGTCGGCTCAAGACAGTGAATACATTGCAACAGTCATTGAATTCCCATCTTTGTCCTGGTGTTCTGATTCACGGGAATCTGCGCTCAATGGCCTCACCTCGGTAGTGGAAGAAGTATTGCGAGACCTGATTTCTGGAGGTGAGGAGATACCCAAGCCATGGGATGAACGAACATTCTCAGGCAAATTCAATTTGCGACTCGGTCCAGATCTGCACAAAAAGGTTGCCTTTGACGCCGCAGAGCGTCAGGAATCCATCAACACATACATCGTCAAACAACTTGGACAAGCAACCGCAGGGTAA
- the pgl gene encoding 6-phosphogluconolactonase, protein MGDIQVTSLPTPDEVVDAVVADLVELISAKSTAGADVHIALTGGTVGVAINAALLSNPVVQKTRTLHLWFSDERYVPRGHEDRNDLNLEPLLESFLGKVHHVAGPETSENVQASAAAYAQELHLATTTRFCADNTLMDVSIIGLGPDGHVASIFPHSDTLYSTEAVVGVTDSPKPPPVRVSWTYPTINASRQVWIVACGEAKSQAVANILVDEPITEQMIAQTPACGVHGKFETRLITDFAAN, encoded by the coding sequence ATGGGCGACATCCAAGTCACTTCCCTGCCAACGCCTGACGAAGTTGTCGATGCAGTTGTTGCTGACCTGGTTGAATTGATCTCCGCGAAGTCGACAGCGGGCGCGGATGTGCACATCGCACTCACCGGTGGCACAGTTGGCGTGGCTATCAACGCCGCCTTACTATCAAACCCAGTAGTTCAAAAAACTCGCACACTTCACCTTTGGTTCAGCGACGAGCGCTATGTTCCGCGCGGGCACGAAGATCGTAACGATTTGAATTTGGAGCCACTGCTTGAAAGTTTCCTGGGCAAAGTTCATCATGTTGCTGGTCCGGAAACCAGTGAAAATGTTCAGGCTTCAGCAGCGGCTTACGCGCAGGAACTTCATCTTGCTACCACCACGCGATTTTGTGCCGACAATACGTTGATGGATGTCTCAATCATCGGACTTGGTCCAGATGGACATGTCGCCTCAATTTTCCCGCATTCAGATACGCTGTATTCAACGGAAGCAGTTGTCGGAGTTACAGATAGTCCTAAACCACCGCCAGTTCGAGTGTCTTGGACTTACCCAACTATCAATGCATCACGCCAAGTTTGGATTGTGGCCTGTGGCGAAGCTAAGTCCCAGGCCGTTGCCAACATTCTGGTCGATGAACCGATTACGGAGCAGATGATTGCTCAAACTCCAGCTTGTGGTGTGCATGGCAAATTTGAAACTCGCCTCATAACTGACTTCGCCGCTAATTAA
- a CDS encoding glucose-6-phosphate dehydrogenase — MNNPLRDVNDRRLPRVAGPCSLIIFGVTGDLARKKVMPAIYDLANRGLLPPGFALVGFARRDWETQDFAQIVHDSVRDHARTEFREEVWQQLASGIRFVAGDLHSDESFDELRRVVDELDATRGTQGNHAFYLSIPPGLFPDVINQLRRSGLANAAKDAWRRVVIEKPFGHDTQSARELNKVVGTVFDSGSVFRIDHYLGKETVQNMLAIRFANAMYEPIWNSNYVDHVQITMAEDIGIGGRAGYYDGIGAARDVIQNHLLQLLALTAMEEPNSFLADSVRIEKEKVLSALVLPRDIEKHSARGQYAAGWQGGVEVKGYLEEDGIDPNSITETYAAIRVDIDNRRWAGVPFYLRAGKRLGRRVTEVAVTFKRAPHLPFSSTATQELSNNVIVFRIQPDEGMTVRFGSKVPGTALEVRDVNMDFAYGDTFTEASPEAYERLILDVLLGDPPLFPRHSEVELQWKILDPILERWAKRGQPEQYHSGGWGPQSAYEMMARDGRMWRRP; from the coding sequence GTGAACAACCCATTACGTGATGTAAACGACCGAAGGCTCCCCCGAGTTGCTGGCCCTTGTTCGCTAATCATTTTCGGTGTTACTGGCGACCTTGCTCGTAAAAAAGTGATGCCTGCAATCTACGATCTTGCAAATCGTGGGCTGCTGCCACCAGGGTTTGCCCTGGTGGGTTTTGCCAGACGCGATTGGGAAACCCAGGACTTCGCGCAAATCGTGCATGACTCAGTTCGTGATCATGCCCGCACTGAGTTTCGTGAGGAGGTTTGGCAGCAACTGGCATCAGGCATTCGTTTTGTTGCTGGGGATCTTCACAGTGATGAATCATTCGACGAGTTACGCAGAGTTGTTGACGAATTAGACGCCACTCGTGGCACCCAAGGTAATCATGCTTTCTATCTTTCGATTCCGCCGGGTCTTTTTCCAGATGTGATTAATCAACTTCGCCGCTCAGGACTGGCAAATGCAGCCAAAGATGCCTGGCGGCGAGTTGTGATTGAGAAACCGTTTGGTCACGACACTCAGAGTGCTCGCGAACTAAATAAAGTTGTTGGCACAGTTTTCGACAGTGGCTCGGTCTTCCGCATTGACCACTACCTTGGCAAAGAAACTGTGCAGAATATGTTGGCGATTCGCTTTGCCAATGCCATGTACGAACCTATTTGGAATTCAAACTATGTAGACCACGTGCAGATCACAATGGCCGAAGACATTGGCATCGGTGGTCGAGCTGGCTACTACGATGGGATTGGCGCAGCTCGTGACGTAATCCAAAATCATTTACTTCAACTTCTAGCGCTTACTGCGATGGAAGAACCGAATTCTTTCCTCGCCGATTCGGTACGAATCGAGAAGGAAAAAGTGCTCAGCGCTCTGGTGCTCCCTCGTGACATCGAAAAACATAGTGCGCGCGGGCAGTACGCTGCCGGCTGGCAAGGTGGAGTTGAAGTTAAAGGCTACCTTGAAGAAGATGGCATTGACCCCAACTCGATCACTGAAACTTATGCTGCAATTCGCGTAGATATCGATAACCGTCGCTGGGCTGGCGTCCCGTTCTACTTGCGTGCTGGCAAGCGATTGGGCCGGCGTGTGACTGAAGTAGCAGTAACTTTCAAACGTGCTCCGCATTTGCCGTTTAGCTCAACTGCAACACAGGAACTTAGTAACAATGTGATTGTGTTCCGGATTCAGCCAGATGAGGGCATGACAGTGCGATTCGGATCTAAAGTTCCGGGTACCGCCCTTGAAGTTCGTGACGTCAACATGGATTTTGCCTACGGCGACACGTTCACCGAGGCAAGCCCAGAGGCGTACGAGCGTTTGATTCTGGATGTACTTTTAGGTGACCCACCGCTGTTCCCGCGTCATTCAGAAGTTGAGCTTCAATGGAAAATTCTTGATCCAATTTTGGAACGCTGGGCAAAGCGTGGCCAACCCGAGCAGTATCACAGCGGTGGTTGGGGCCCACAAAGCGCTTACGAAATGATGGCCCGCGATGGTCGGATGTGGCGCCGACCATGA
- the tal gene encoding transaldolase codes for MQNERLAALYEAGVSIWIDDLDRHRIESGNLQQLIDTKSVVGVTTNPSIFEKAMTSGLAEYQPQLAELAISGASAEEAVRALTVHDVSAACDIFLPVWEKSGHVDGRVSLEVDPRLANDTAGTIAQAQELWLAVNRPNLMIKIPATRAGLPAITETLAAGISVNVTLIFSQARYLQVLDAWLAGLEKAEANRHDLSLIESVASFFVSRVDTLVDKELDALGTPQAAAVRGKAAIANAHLAWQAFLEVTAGQRWKDLQSKGAHVQRPLWASTGVKDPTYEDTRYVVELVASNTVNTMPEATLNAVADHGVVRGDTVTGTSATARQVWADLAELGVSADAVFTELETDGVSKFIAAWEQLLASIETALQGAK; via the coding sequence ATGCAAAATGAACGACTGGCCGCGCTGTATGAAGCGGGAGTATCTATTTGGATTGATGATCTAGATCGCCACCGGATTGAGTCTGGCAACCTGCAACAACTAATCGATACAAAGAGTGTTGTCGGCGTTACAACCAACCCGAGCATATTTGAAAAGGCCATGACTTCTGGTTTGGCCGAATATCAGCCACAACTGGCAGAACTTGCAATCTCCGGGGCATCAGCCGAGGAAGCAGTACGAGCCTTGACAGTGCATGATGTGAGCGCAGCCTGCGATATCTTTCTACCGGTCTGGGAAAAGTCTGGCCATGTTGACGGTCGTGTTTCTCTTGAAGTTGATCCGAGATTGGCTAATGACACCGCTGGCACCATTGCGCAAGCACAAGAACTCTGGCTGGCAGTAAACAGACCAAATCTCATGATCAAGATTCCCGCAACCAGAGCAGGTTTGCCAGCAATCACAGAGACTCTAGCTGCGGGAATCAGCGTTAATGTAACTCTGATCTTCTCCCAAGCTCGTTACCTCCAAGTGCTAGATGCTTGGCTAGCTGGCCTAGAGAAAGCCGAAGCTAATCGCCACGACCTTAGCTTGATCGAATCTGTTGCTTCATTTTTTGTTAGTCGAGTAGATACTCTTGTCGACAAAGAACTTGATGCACTTGGTACACCCCAGGCTGCAGCTGTCCGCGGAAAAGCAGCGATTGCTAACGCCCACCTGGCTTGGCAGGCATTCCTAGAGGTAACCGCTGGGCAACGCTGGAAGGATTTACAAAGTAAAGGTGCCCACGTGCAGCGACCACTCTGGGCCTCAACCGGCGTAAAAGACCCAACTTACGAAGACACTCGTTATGTTGTTGAACTTGTTGCATCTAACACCGTGAACACCATGCCCGAAGCCACATTGAATGCCGTGGCAGATCATGGCGTTGTGCGTGGTGACACTGTAACCGGCACAAGCGCTACTGCTCGTCAAGTTTGGGCTGATTTAGCTGAACTTGGAGTCTCAGCCGACGCAGTATTCACAGAACTTGAAACTGACGGAGTAAGTAAGTTCATTGCTGCTTGGGAGCAGCTACTTGCAAGTATCGAAACTGCGCTGCAGGGTGCCAAGTGA